CAAACTGGTGAGCAAGGTGCTCGTCTTCACCGAGACCAATGACGAGCGGCCGAACCTCAAGTTTTCGGAATTCGATCCACGCGAACTGCTCAAGTCCGTGATCGAATATCACAAGCCCTACGCCGCTGAGCGCGGGATCAAGATTCGCACCGCCGGATTCGACGCCGACATCACCACGATGGAAGCCGACCGCAAGAAAATTGAAGCCGTGCTCGACGGGCTCATCGACAACGCGGTAAAATTCTCACCCGATGGCTCGGCCGTGACGGTGATGATCGAGGCCACGCAGGACTCGAGCGTGGTGGATAACGCCTTCCTGGCCATGGCCGAATCGGGCCCCTCGGAGATCCTGATCCATGTCACCGATCAGGGGCCGGGCTTTACCAAGGAACAGATGAAGGAGATCTTCACCGATTTCCATCAGCTCGACACCAGCTCCACCCGCGAACACGACGGGCTGGGCCTGGGGCTCGCGCTGGCCAAGCGCGTGGTCGAACAACACACCGGCCGCGTGATGGTGGACTCGGCACCGGGCGAGGGCGCGCACTTCGTCATCTCCCTGCCCATCAAACCGCCGCCCGAGCTGCGCCAGGCGCCCAAGAAGAAGATCCTCATCGCCGAGCAGAGCGATTTCATCTTCGAGCTCATCGGCGGATTTCTGCGCGATCAGGGATACGAAGTCATCAGCGCCGTCGACGGTGCCGATGCGCGGCGAATCGTTTTGAGCCAGCCCATCGACCTGCTCATCATGGACCTGCGCCTGCCCGACCAGGAGGGCATCGTCTTCCTCGAAGAACTGCGCCGCGAACAAATGGCGCGCAGCCTGCCCATCGTCGTCGCCACCGGCGTCGACGACGAGGACATTCACGACCGCGCCTTCGACGCCGGCGTTCTCGATGTGCTGGTCAAACCCTTCACCCGCGAAATCCTGCTCGAATGCATCCGCGAACCGCTCCAGACGGAGTGGGACGAGGGCTGAGCTCTTCATCTTTGCTTGCGGAGCGCGTAGCGGTGCCCCAACTTCTTTCGTCTACGTCC
The genomic region above belongs to Chrysiogenia bacterium and contains:
- a CDS encoding response regulator produces the protein IQAAAAEKSDILYDTLKPCDLPEVGQGARLAPLKLDMDVAGAVALIPMDGKVIDAESADLLGTTMESLLYAHYRGMLASEMQVASTEQSYADLEAQNLELRQAYQRLQTLDRLKSDFVANVNHELRTPLTAILGFTELLQLDEEDFNEDQNESIEQIHRKATHLLKLVSKVLVFTETNDERPNLKFSEFDPRELLKSVIEYHKPYAAERGIKIRTAGFDADITTMEADRKKIEAVLDGLIDNAVKFSPDGSAVTVMIEATQDSSVVDNAFLAMAESGPSEILIHVTDQGPGFTKEQMKEIFTDFHQLDTSSTREHDGLGLGLALAKRVVEQHTGRVMVDSAPGEGAHFVISLPIKPPPELRQAPKKKILIAEQSDFIFELIGGFLRDQGYEVISAVDGADARRIVLSQPIDLLIMDLRLPDQEGIVFLEELRREQMARSLPIVVATGVDDEDIHDRAFDAGVLDVLVKPFTREILLECIREPLQTEWDEG